From a single Mangifera indica cultivar Alphonso chromosome 19, CATAS_Mindica_2.1, whole genome shotgun sequence genomic region:
- the LOC123202697 gene encoding peamaclein-like — protein sequence MKPVFVLFLVLSLVLTSFFEVSMAGSAFCDSKCAVRCSKAGRKDRCLKYCGICCEKCKCVPSGTYDHKDECPCYRDMKNSKGKPKCP from the exons ATGAAGCCTGTGTTCGTTCTATTCCTTGTTCTTTCTCTTGTTCTCACTTCTTTCTTCGAGGTTTCCATGGCGGGTTCAG CTTTCTGTGACTCAAAGTGCGCGGTGAGATGCTCAAAAGCAGGAAGGAAGGATAGATGCTTGAAGTACTGTGGAATATGCTGTGAAAAATGTAAGTGTGTTCCGTCGGGGACTTACGATCACAAGGACGAATGCCCATGTTACAGAGACATGAAGAACTCGAAGGGAAAACCAAAATGCCCTTGA
- the LOC123202696 gene encoding putative pumilio homolog 8, chloroplastic, which yields MANTRSNRSFMATTMPFHYPIYGSSDAPLRRQSQHQQNAQTYLLNPLQETLESSFANLTLSPGSNAEFFDRSSDFDNVTNGSALNRDGFPSLAAQEMELGNFVRSLSSSGFMGLQGQNWDGFKPGFCSTSNNLSQRSADQNGFFRDFGDGASHNDLSSLSSSKQNLLLNVMVPRYQNGFLRDYGNGAFHNDLSAVSSSKQDFLFNAMVPRNPNLKSRQWLQEPFDSPSLGDLRGNIVTLAKDQYGCRLLQNNILHMTKEGTDMIFVEIIDHVCDLIIDPFGNYVVQKFVEICSDEQRTQIVQMLTNIDFQLVRICLSMHGTRAVQKLLEHLTTPQQISMVAAALVPGIVTLIKDTNGHHVIQYCLKCFPDQDKKYLLNKVVDNCFGIATDKSGCCVLQQCVEKSKGLQRERLIAEIIAYAHHLAEDRFGNYVVQHVLGLRVPQITADLLRQFEGHYMHLSCNKYGSNVVERCLIESGEQQSMRIIMELLGSPNVSMLLTDPFGNFVIQKALSVSKGLLHDALWNLVKSNIPMMRSNMYGKKVLAWFDRKKFINV from the exons ATGGCCAACACCCGCAGTAACCGTTCTTTTATGGCTACAACAATGCCTTTTCACTATCCCATCTACGGTTCATCGGATGCCCCTCTGCGTCGCCAAAGTCAGCATCAACAAAACGCTCAAACTTACTTACTAAACCCTTTACAAGAAACCCTTGAATCTTCCTTTGCTAATCTCACTCTTAGTCCAGGTTCTAATGCTGAGTTTTTTGATAGGTCCTCTGATTTTGATAACGTCACAAACGGTTCTGCGTTAAATAGGGATGGCTTTCCATCACTTGCTGCCCAAGAAATGGAACTCGGAAACTTTGTTAGGAGTTTAAGTTCTTCTGGGTTTATGGGCTTGCAAGGCCAAAACTGGGACGGTTTCAAACCTGGTTTTTGTTCAACATCGAATAATCTTAGCCAACGCAGTGCTGACCAAAATGGATTTTTCCGTGATTTTGGAGATGGAGCTTCTCACAATGATTTATCGTCTTTGTCATCTTCAAAGCAAAATTTACTGTTGAATGTTATGGTGCCAAGATACCAAAATGGGTTTTTGCGTGATTATGGAAATGGAGCTTTTCACAATGATTTATCAGCTGTATCATCTTCAAAGCAGGACTTCTTGTTCAATGCTATGGTGCCGAGAAACCCGAATTTGAAGAGTCGCCAATGGTTGCAGGAACCATTTGATTCCCCATCTTTGGGAGATTTGAGGGGTAATATCGTGACTTTGGCCAAGGATCAATACGGTTGTCGTCTCTTGCAAAACAATATTCTTCATATGACAAAAGAAGGAACTGATATGATTTTCGTGGAGATTATAGATCATGTGTGTGACTTGATTATTGACCCTTTTGGTAATTATGTTGTACAAAAGTTTGTGGAGATATGCAGTGATGAACAGAGGACTCAGATCGTTCAAATGCTGACCAATATTGATTTTCAACTTGTTAGGATATGCCTAAGTATGCACGg GACTCGTGCTGTACAGAAATTATTGGAACATCTTACCACCCCGCAGCAAATCTCAATGGTCGCAGCTGCTCTAGTGCCTGGTATTGTCACATTAATTAAGGACACGAATGGTCATCATGTAATTCAGTATTGCTTGAAATGTTTTCCTGATCAAGACAAGAAG TATCTTCTGAACAAGGTGGTCGATAATTGTTTTGGAATTGCAACAGACAAAAGTGGTTGTTGTGTGCTACAGCAATGTGTTGAAAAATCTAAAGGGCTGCAAAGAGAGCGTCTAATTGCCGAGATCATTGCCTATGCACATCACCTAGCAGAAGACCGTTTTGG TAATTACGTGGTGCAACATGTTCTGGGATTGAGGGTACCACAAATAACTGCAGATCTTCTTAGACAATTTGAAGGGCATTACATGCATCTCTCCTGCAATAAGTATGGCAGTAATGTTGTGGAGAGGTGCTTGATAGAATCAGGTGAACAGCAGTCCATGAGAATCATTATGGAGCTGCTTGGAAGTCCAAATGTTTCTATGCTGCTTACCGATCCTTTTGGAAATTTTGTTATCCAAAAGGCTTTGTCCGTGTCTAAG GGTTTACTCCATGATGCTTTATGGAATCTGGTTAAGTCAAATATTCCGATGATGCGCAGCAATATGTATGGAAAAAAGGTACTTGCTTGGTTTGACCGCAAGAAGTTTATAAATGTATAG
- the LOC123202970 gene encoding uncharacterized protein LOC123202970 — MERKQGFFSALKEEVVRGLSPARTRGKSPARSASPMSSLIRRRRGRNNHHRVALPDSVIMRSASLRPVEALSPLKEGPDPDGTEGGHSRMEGRWAHWMKGQLVRPPSVSGSACKRSDLRLLLGVLGAPLAPVHVSTAEPLPHLSIKDTPIETSSAQYILQQYTAASGGQKLQSIHNAYAMGRVTMIASEFEKGNKVTRNRNSSKGAESGGFVLWQMNPDMWYVELALGGSKVHAGCNGKLVWRHTPWLGAHAAKGPVRPLRRALQGLDPRTTTSMFIDARCIGEKKINGEDCFILKLCADPVTLKARSEGPAEIIRHVLFGYFSQKTGLLVHLEDSHLTRIQNNGGDAVYWETTINSYLDDYRPVEGIVVAHSGRSIVTLFRFGDTAMSHTRTRMEEAWAIEEVAFNVPGLSMDCFIPPAELRFSSVSETCELTQGQRVKNAMAAAAYRAKVAALEKSRDSSLNISWRPNVRE; from the exons ATGGAGAGAAAACAAGGCTTCTTTTCAGCGTTAAAAGAGGAGGTGGTTAGAGGGTTATCACCAGCGAGGACAAGAGGGAAAAGCCCGGCAAGGAGTGCGTCTCCTATGTCGAGTTTAATCAGGCGAAGAAGAGGTAGGAACAATCACCACCGCGTGGCGCTACCAGATTCGGTGATCATGAGATCGGCAAGCCTGAGACCGGTGGAGGCTTTATCGCCATTGAAGGAAGGACCTGATCCGGATGGAACAGAGGGTGGACATTCGAGGATGGAAGGGAGGTGGGCGCACTGGATGAAAGGACAGCTTGTTAGACCTCCGTCAGTGTCAGGTTCTGCATGTAAACGGTCGGATCTGAGGTTGCTGCTCGGAGTCTTGGGTGCGCCACTTGCACCAGTGCACGTTAGCACTGCTGAGCCCCTGCCGCATCTTAGCATCAAAGACACTCCAATT GAAACATCATCCGCTCAGTACATATTACAGCAGTATACAGCAGCATCAGGTGGGCAGAAGCTTCAATCTATCCACAATGCTTATGCTATGGGAAGGGTAACAATGATAGCTTCCGAGTTTGAGAAGGGTAACAAGGTTACACGGAATCGGAATTCGTCCAAAGGTGCAGAGTCGGGTGGATTTGTGCTGTGGCAGATGAATCCAGATATGTGGTATGTGGAGCTAGCACTTGGTGGCAGCAAGGTGCATGCCGGATGCAATGGGAAGCTTGTATGGAGGCATACACCTTGGCTTGGAGCACATGCTGCCAAAGGTCCTGTCAGACCTTTGCGTCGTGCCCTTCAG gGTCTTGACCCAAGAACCACGACCAGTATGTTTATTGATGCAAGATGCATTGGGGAGAAGAAGATCAATGGAGAGGATTGCTTCATCCTAAAGTTATGTGCAGATCCTGTCACACTGAAAGCCAGGAGTGAAGGACCGGCTGAGATCATTAGGCATGTTTTGTTTGGTTACTTCAGCCAGAAAACAGGGCTGCTTGTTCACTTGGAAGACTCTCATTTGACCCGCATCCAGAATAATGGAGGTGATGCAGTCTACTGGGAGACCACAATCAACTCATACCTTGATGATTATAGGCCTGTTGAGGGAATTGTGGTTGCTCACTCAGGTCGTTCTATAGTGACTCTTTTTAGGTTTGGGGATACAGCAATGAGCCATACAAGGACTAGGATGGAAGAAGCATGGGCAATCGAAGAAGTGGCTTTCAATGTTCCAGGCCTATCGATGGATTGTTTCATTCCCCCTGCCGAATTAAGATTTAGTTCTGTCAGTGAAACTTGCGAGCTAACTCAAGGTCAAAGAGTTAAAAATGCAATGGCAGCAGCAGCATACAGGGCTAAAGTTGCCGCACTAGAGAAGTCTCGTGATAGCAGTTTGAACATCTCTTGGAGGCCAAATGTTAGGGAATAA
- the LOC123203547 gene encoding 3-oxo-Delta(4,5)-steroid 5-beta-reductase-like: MSWWWAGAIGAAKKKFDEDEPPSSFQSVGLIVGVTGIVGNSLAEILPLSDTPGGPWKVYGVARRPRPNWNADHLVEYIQCDISDPEETRTKLSQLTDVTHVFYVSWINRSSEAENCAVNGAMFRNVLDAVISSSPNLRHICLQTGGKHYRGPFEAFGKVETHDPPFTEDLPRLDVPNFYYTQEDILLAAVEKKEDLTWSVHRPSVIFGFSPFSLMNIVGSLCVYAAICKHEGIPLRFPGTKAAWECYSFASDADLIAEHQIWAAVDPYARNEAFNCNNGDVFKWKHLWKVLAEQFGIEEYGFEEGERVKLEEIMKGKEAVWEEIVNQNQLQETKLDMVGGWWFVDLMLSGEAKLTCMNKSKEHGFLGFRNSKNSFITWIDKAKAYKIVP, translated from the exons ATGAGCTGGTGGTGGGCTGGTGCTATTGGCGCTGCTAAG AAGAAATTCGATGAAGATGAACCGCCAAGCAGCTTCCAGAGCGTGGGCCTCATAGTGGGCGTGACCGGAATCGTCGGCAACAGTCTCGCTGAGATCTTGCCGCTATCTGATACGCCTGGTGGTCCATGGAAGGTCTATGGAGTAGCCCGACGGCCCAGGCCAAACTGGAACGCTGATCACTTGGTGGAATACATTCAATGCGACATATCCGACCCAGAAGAGACCCGAACCAAGCTCTCTCAACTCACTGATGTCACCCATGTCTTCTATGTCTCGTGGATCAACCGATCATCGGAAGCTGAGAATTGCGCTGTCAACGGCGCCATGTTCCGTAACGTTCTGGACGCTGTAATCTCAAGCTCCCCTAATCTCCGTCACATCTGTCTCCAAACGGGCGGAAAGCACTATAGGGGCCCTTTCGAGGCGTTCGGAAAGGTGGAGACTCATGATCCGCCGTTCACGGAGGATTTGCCTAGGTTAGATGTACCGAATTTTTACTACACTCAGGAAGATATATTGTTGGCAGCAGTGGAGAAAAAAGAGGACTTGACTTGGTCTGTTCATCGACCTAGTGTAATATTTGGATTTTCCCCTTTTAGCTTGATGAATATTGTAGGCAGTCTATGTGTATACGCAGCCATATGTAAACACGAAGGGATTCCATTAAGATTTCCTGGGACTAAAGCGGCTTGGGAGTGTTACTCGTTTGCATCGGATGCTGATCTGATTGCAGAGCATCAAATTTGGGCTGCAGTGGATCCATATGCAAGAAACGAAGCATTTAATTGTAACAATGGAGATGTTTTTAAGTGGAAGCATTTATGGAAGGTGTTGGCGGAGCAGTTTGGGATTGAGGAATATGGGTTTGAAGAGGGCGAGAGAGTGAAGTTGGAGGAAATTATGAAAGGTAAAGAAGCTGTGTGGGAGGAAATAGTGAATCAAAATCAACTGCAGGAGACAAAATTGGATATGGTTGGTGGGTGGTGGTTTGTGGATCTTATGCTAAGTGGGGAGGCTAAATTAACTTGCATGAATAAGAGTAAAGAGCATGGTTTCTTGGGTTTCAGGAATTCCAAGAATTCCTTCATCACTTGGATTGATAAGGCCAAGGCTTACAAGATTGTGCCTTAG
- the LOC123202916 gene encoding uncharacterized protein LOC123202916: MDSMRRKEKIIPTCNNSLCFFCTLKEPDSSLRTVGIANFFREMPVRDDQRDVLVLSSLWNIAMSQPNDPVFPSLGIFDCMARLINKGVNDRDWLNRDQNIYIPYYAAHVIGSYTMNKVEFAEKAVQSGVIPPLMELLRGKISWVEQRVAVRAIGHLASYEKTFDAVAVYEEQVVKLAMKLASTCLDVVYVNFVDKKKRLKYHCDLLTRGVGGSETENRKAEEWASQLQCWSLYLLNCFACKERSLDLICQKNFLIDLCYIWGGLVNETSPAGVGLIRILCYSNTGRKNIAESKEVIENLCNLSRSSDDWQYMGIDCLLFLLKDPDTRYKVIETATLFLVDLVELCSLLDRKNLGEALTRTLLLDYKETKLKFKNKKFQTALEEIWELKVEKRKGEIAMSKEKMEEKRVFVGLIKQEAKHLFRLGEVEEAALKYSEALEACPLRLKNERMVLYSNRAQCHLLLRDADGAIRDSTRALCLSTPPNSHSKSLWRRSQAYDMKGLAKESLMDCIMFIHGCIKSERSKHVKIPYYAARMVSKHMDATWLFANSRLKISTSQVNNASNDEQRYDEMMKMVMEKKSYLSGLSTIFEEPIHVKGGSRREPGRARRRKKDVCSSMNVK, from the exons ATGGATTCCATGAGGAGAAAGGAGAAGATCATTCCCACTTGCAACAACTCATTGTGTTTCTTCTGCACCCTGAAGGAGCCGGACTCATCACTCAGGACAGTCGGGATAGCGAATTTTTTCAGGGAAATGCCTGTTAGAGATGACCAAAGAGATGTTTTGGTCCTGAGCAGTCTGTGGAATATTGCTATGAGTCAACCCAATGATCCGGTGTTCCCATCCCTCGGTATCTTTGATTGCATGGCAAGGCTGATTAACAAAGGTGTCAACGACAGAGATTGGCTTAATAGAgaccaaaatatttatataccttaTTATGCAGCTCATGTTATTGGATCTTACACTATGAACAAGGTTGAGTTTGCAGAGAAAGCTGTGCAGTCAGGAGTGATACCTCCCTTAATGGAGCTCTTAAGAGGAAAGATTAGTTGGGTGGAGCAACGTGTTGCAGTTCGAGCAATCGGCCACCTGGCAAGCTATGAGAAAACCTTTGATGCAGTAGCAGTTTACGAAGAGCAAGTAGTGAAATTGGCTATGAAATTAGCTTCTACTTGCCTTGATGTTGTGTACgttaattttgttgataagAAGAAAAGGCTGAAATATCACTGTGACTTGCTTACAAGGGGTGTAGGAGGATCAGAAACGGAGAACCGGAAGGCTGAGGAGTGGGCTAGCCAACTTCAATGCTGGTCCCTCTACCTACTGAATTGCTTTGCTTGCAAAGAGAGGTCTTTGGATCtcatttgtcaaaaaaatttcttaatcGATTTGTGTTATATTTGGGGAGGACTGGTAAATGAAACTTCACCAGCGGGGGTTGGACTCATCAGAATTTTGTGCTACAGTAATACTGGAAGAAAGAATATTGCTGAATCCAAAGAAGTTATAGAGAATCTCTGTAATCTCTCGAGATCTTCAGATGATTGGCAGTATATGGGCATTGATTGCCTTCTATTCCTTCTCAAAGACCCTGATACGAGGTACAAAGTTATCGAAACGGCCACCTTGTTCCTTGTTGATTTGGTTGAATTATGCAGCCTTCTAGACAGGAAAAATTTGGGCGAAGCACTCACAAGAACTCTCCTTTTAgattataaagaaacaaaactgaaatttaagaacaaaaaatttcaaacagcACTAGAAGAAATATGGGAACTTAAAgtagagaaaagaaaaggagagaTAGCGATGTCTaaagaaaaaatggaagaaaaaaggGTTTTTGTGGGTCTGATAAAACAAGAAGCAAAACACTTGTTTAGGTTAGGAGAGGTAGAAGAAGCTGCTTTGAAGTATAGTGAAGCACTGGAGGCGTGCCCATTAAGGCTTAAAAATGAGAGAATGGTTCTCTACAGCAATAGAGCTCAGTGTCATTTGCTTCTTAGAGACGCAGACGGTGCCATCAGGGACTCAACTCGAGCTCTTTGCCTCTCCACTCCACCAAACTCTCACAGTAAAAGCCTTTGGAGAAGATCACAGGCTTACGACATGAAAGGTCTGGCTAAAGAAAGTTTGATGGACTGTATAATGTTCATCCATGGCTGTATCAAATCAGAGAGGAGCAAACATGTGAAGATTCCATACTATGCAGCACGTATGGTCAGCAAGCATATGGATGCCACATGGCTTTTTGCTAATTCCCGGTTAAAGATATCAACCAGTCAAGTGAATAATGCTAGCAATGACGAGCAACGGTATGATGAAATGATGAAGATGGTAATGGAGAAAAAAAGCTACTTATCTG GTCTGTCCACAATTTTTGAAGAACCTATTCACGTAAAAGGAGGAAGTAGGAGAGAGCCAGGAAgggcaagaagaagaaagaaagatgtTTGTAGCTCGATGAATGTGAAGTAA